One Drechmeria coniospora strain ARSEF 6962 chromosome 01, whole genome shotgun sequence genomic region harbors:
- a CDS encoding CobW/HypB/UreG, nucleotide-binding domain containing protein, whose product MAPIPITIITGFLGSGKTTLILNLIPQLRATNAAYKLALLKNEFGDVAVDSQLASSSSIAGVQELLNGCICCNLVGQLGIALRELEATVEPDRIVIETSGSAFPATLALEVNRIARETGRYVLDGVVSLIDVENWAGYEDTSYTARIQARYTDLIVFNKWELAGEDRYEECLDRVGDLDVEVATVKTDRGWVDMAVVFGVDGGLAKDLTEADFEAGHHGDGHHHQQEVEVLSLRLEAPDPSVAVAVSAKKLLLLLNSAPKDEVYRIKAVLSLSSPPKNSDADVPQPEPSARGRYILNGAFGRWTFTPMVEAQEENASSSNVALRMTIILGRGESKKWKNKIEAGGLVELEGVDKGRLTVNRIEQN is encoded by the coding sequence atggcgcCGATTCCCATTACCATCATCACCGGCTTCCTCGGTTCCGGCAAGACGACCCTCATTCTCAACCTCATCCCCCAGCTGCGGGCGACCAATGCCGCCTACAAGCTCGCTCTGCTCAAGAACGAGTTCggtgacgtcgccgtcgattcCCAActcgcctcgagctcctccatcgccggcgTCCAGGAGCTTCTCAACGGCTGCATCTGCTgcaacctcgtcggccagctcggtATCGCCCtgcgcgagctcgaggccaccGTCGAACCTGACCGAATCGTCATCGAGACGAGCGGCTCCGCCTTCCCCGCCACCCTCGCTCTCGAGGTCAACCGGATCGCGCGTGAGACGGGTCGATatgtcctcgacggcgtcgtcagcCTCATCGACGTTGAGAACTGGGCCGGCTACGAGGACACGAGCTACACGGCCCGCATCCAGGCGAGGTACACCGACCTCATCGTATTCAACAAATGGGAGTTGGCTGGCGAGGACCGGTACGAGGAGTGCCTCGACAGGGTCGgtgacctcgacgtcgaagtCGCCACCGTCAAGACCGACAGGGGCTGGGtcgacatggccgtcgtcttcggcgtGGACGGCGGCCTGGCCAAGGACCTGACCGAGGCCGATTTCGAGGCTGGCCACCATGGTGACGGCCATCACCACCAGCAAGAAGTCGAGGTCTTGTCGCTCCGGCTCGAAGCGCCGGACCCCAGCGTCGCAGTCGCCGTCTCCGCCAAGAAGCTCCTTCTACTGCTCAACTCGGCCCCCAAAGACGAGGTCTATCGCATCAAAGCCGTCCTCTCTctgtcatcgccgccgaagaattccgacgccgacgtgcccCAACCCGAGCCGAGTGCCCGCGGGCGCTACATTCTCAACGGTGCCTTTGGCCGCTGGACCTTTACTCCCATGGTCGAGGCCCAGGAAGAAAATGCGTCGAGCAGCAACGTGGCGCTGAGGATGaccatcatcctcggccgtggcgagaGCAAGAAGTGGAAGAATAAgatcgaggccggcggcctcgtggAATTGGAAGGCGTCGACAAGGGCCGGCTGACAGTGAATCGGATTGAACAGAATTGA